The Carassius carassius chromosome 34, fCarCar2.1, whole genome shotgun sequence genome has a segment encoding these proteins:
- the LOC132115012 gene encoding heparin cofactor 2-like: MWFVPVIVVASLLSNPALAGVKDLSSHFGGSEKEKLVDARGLPPKGEDTDIESIPLDFHRENTVTNDLPLEGLEDEDYIDFDKILAEGEDDYSEGDHIDEISTPAPDLDLFGEPSDPKIRRARLLRLFHGRTRLQRINVVNTRFGCRLYRKLRNRLNQTDNILLAPVGISIAMGMMALGAGPTTHEQLYQTLGFAEFVNASTHYDNSTVHKLFRKLTHRLFRRNFGYNLRSVNDLYVKRNIRIQEAFRSDAKTYYFAEPQSVDFADPAFLVKANQRIQKITKGLIKEPLKTIDPNMAVMLLNYLYFKGTWEQKFPKELTHYRQFRVNEKKQVRVPMMQNKGSYMAAADHELNSDILQLPYTGNTSMIIAVPQKLSGMRSLEQEISPTLINKWLNNMTNRTREVVFPRFKLEQNYDLIEHLKEMGLTNPFTEKGDFSPMTSEKVIINWFKHQGTITVNEEGTEAAAMTHIGFMPLSTQTRFIVDRPFLFLIYEHRTGCVVFMGRVVDPSQS; the protein is encoded by the exons ATGTGGTTTGTTCCAGTTATAGTTGTAGCCTCTCTTCTGAGCAACCCCGCTCTAGCTGGGGTCAAAGACCTCAGCTCACACTTTGGTGGAAGTGAGAAGGAAAAGTTGGTGGATGCCCGTGGACTTCCTCCAAAGGGAGAGGACACAGACATTGAGTCCATTCCTCTGGACTTCCATCGGGAGAATACAGTCACAAATGACCTCCCTCTGGAGGGGTTGGAAGATGAAGACTACATCGACTTTGATAAGATCttagcggagggtgaggatgaCTATAGTGAAGGTGATCATATAGATGAGATTTCCACTCCTGCACCTGACCTGGACCTCTTTGGGGAGCCCAGTGACCCCAAAATCCGCCGAGCACGTCTGTTGCGGCTCTTCCATGGGCGAACTCGTCTCCAGCGCATCAATGTTGTCAACACCCGCTTCGGGTGCCGGCTTTATCGGAAACTGCGCAATCGACTTAACCAAACGGACAACATTCTGCTAGCTCCTGTCGGGATCTCCATTGCGATGGGCATGATGGCTCTGGGAGCCGGCCCAACCACTCACGAACAACTCTACCAAACTCTTGGATTTGCTGAATTCGTCAACGCCAGCACTCATTACGATAACTCCACTGTGCACAAGCTGTTCCGTAAACTCACGCACAGGCTTTTCCGACGAAACTTCGGCTACAACTTACGCTCCGTTAATGACCTGTACGTGAAAAGAAACATCCGCATACAGGAGGCTTTCCGTAGCGATGCAAAGACGTACTACTTTGCCGAGCCGCAGTCTGTGGACTTTGCTGACCCGGCCTTCCTTGTGAAGGCCAACCAGCGCATTCAGAAGATCACCAAAGGTCTGATAAAGGAACCGCTAAAGACCATAGACCCCAATATGGCAGTGATGCTCCTGAACTACCTGTACTTCAAAG GTACATGGGAGCAGAAGTTCCCAAAGGAACTGACACACTACCGGCAATTCCGTGTCAATGAGAAAAAGCAGGTGCGTGTTCCCATGATGCAGAACAAAGGAAGCTACATGGCAGCGGCTGATCACGAGCTCAACAGCGACATACTGCAGCTGCCCTACACCGGAAACACCAGCATGATCATCGCCGTTCCTCAGAAACTCTCCGGAATGAGATCCCTGGAGCAGGAGATCTCCCCAACTCTGATCAATAAGTGGCTAAACAACATGACCAACAG GACTCGTGAGGTGGTTTTCCCACGGTTTAAGCTGGAGCAGAACTATGACTTGATTGAGCACCTGAAGGAAATGGGCTTGACAAACCCATTTACTGAAAAGGGTGACTTTTCACCAATGACTTCCGAGAAGGTCATCATCAACTGG TTTAAGCATCAGGGCACCATTACAGTGAATGAAGAAGGTACAGAGGCCGCAGCAATGACACACATCGGATTCATGCCTTTATCAACACAGACGCGTTTCATCGTGGACCGCCCCTTCCTCTTCCTCATCTACGAGCATCGTACGGGCTGCGTTGTGTTCATGGGACGTGTGGTAGACCCTTCACAGAGTTAA